The following coding sequences are from one Triticum aestivum cultivar Chinese Spring chromosome 5A, IWGSC CS RefSeq v2.1, whole genome shotgun sequence window:
- the LOC123105217 gene encoding probable CoA ligase CCL6 isoform X2 encodes MDKTVYTVKVGEATPAAGGRPAAGPVYRSIYAKDGLMRLPQEIHSPWDFFSGAVKKYPKNRMLGRRQVSEGKAGDYVWQTYEQVYQKVIQIGAAIRGFGVKPGAHCAIYGSNCPEWVMAMQACNSQGICYVPLYDTLGQNAVEFILDHAEISIAFMQESKIKSIVAVLPKCTAHIKAIVSFGDVTIELKREVEQLGVSCFSWEEFSTMGEDIQELPKKQKDDICTIMYTSGTTGEPKGVIITNRAIVAGVTTTEHLLQLTDKVVDEYDSYFSYLPLAHIFDQVIGNYCISKGASIGFWQGDIRYLMEDVQVMKPTIFCGVPRVYDRIYTGINQKIQSGGLIAKHLFQYAYNYKLGNLMNGFKQHEASPFFDKIVFSKIKEGLGGRIRLMLSGAAPLPRHIEEFMRVTSCSVLAQGYGLTESCSGCFTSIANVISMIGTVGPPVTAVEARLESVPEMGYDALSSAPRGEICLRGHTLFSGYYKRPDLTEEVFSDGWFHTGDIGEWQPDGTMKIIDRKKNIFKLSQGEYVAVEVLESAYAQSQLAASVWVYGNSFESFLVAVVVPEKQAIEDWAALNGKSGDYAELCNDPKARRYIQDELNQTGKKLGLRGFEMLRAVHLEPVPFSIDKDLITPTFKLKRPQLLKHYKDRVDQLYKDAKMGTAQ; translated from the exons ATGGACAAGACGGTGTACACCGTGAAGGTGGGCGAGGCGACGCCGGCCGCCGGCGGCAGGCCGGCGGCCGGGCCGGTCTACCGGAGCATCTACGCCAAGGACGGCCTCATGCGGCTTCCGCAGGAAATCCATTCCCCATGGGACTTCTTCAG TGGAGCAGTCAAGAAGTATCCCAAGAACAGAATGCTCGGCCGGCGCCAGGTTTCTGAGGGCAAG GCTGGTGACTATGTGTGGCAAACGTATGAACAAGTGTACCAGAAGGTTATCCAGATTGGAGCAGCTATCAGAGGCTTCGGCGTTAAGCCG GGGGCTCACTGTGCCATATATGGGTCCAACTGCCCAGAATGGGTCATGGCCATGCAG GCTTGCAACAGCCAAGGAATTTGTTATGTACCACTGTATGACACCCTCG GACAAAATGCAGTTGAATTTATCTTGGACCATGCTGAGATCTCCATAGCCTTTATGCAGGAGAGCAAGATAAAATCA ATTGTCGCCGTACTCCCAAAGTGTACAGCCCACATCAAAG CCATTGTTAGTTTTGGAGATGTGACGATTGAGCTGAAAAGGGAAGTTGAACAATTAGGAGTTTCTTGCTTTTCCTGGGAAGAATTTTCTACAATG GGAGAAGACATTCAAGAACTTCCTAAGAAACAAAAGGACGACATTTGTACAATCATGTACACCAGTGGAACAACAGGAGAGCCAAAGGGTGTGATAATCACGAACAGGGCTATCGTAGCTGGGGTTACGACCACAGAGCACCTCCTCCAATTGACAGATAAAGTG GTGGACGAATATGATTCATACTTTTCCTATCTTCCATTAGCTCACATTTTCGATCAAGTAATCGGGAATTACTGCATCTCCAAAGGGGCTTCCATTGGATTCTGGCAAGGG GACATTAGGTACCTGATGGAGGATGTGCAAGTGATGAAACCAACAATATTCTGTGGTGTTCCTCGCGTTTATGATCGTATATACACAG GTATCAACCAAAAAATTCAGTCTGGAGGGCTAATAGCCAAGCACCTTTTTCAGTATGCTTACAACTA CAAACTTGGCAACTTAATGAACGGATTCAAACAGCATGAAGCATCGCCATTTTTTGACAAAATAGTCTTCAGCAAA ATAAAGGAAGGGCTTGGAGGCCGCATACGTCTCATGCTATCAGGCGCGGCACCTTTGCCAAGACACATTGAAGAGTTCATGCGAGTTACCAGCTGCAGTGTCCTCGCACAAGGATATG GGCTCACTGAGAGCTGCTCGGGATGCTTTACGTCGATCGCCAACGTTATTTCGATGATTGGGACGGTTGGCCCTCCCGTGACGGCAGTCGAGGCACGGTTGGAGTCCGTTCCTGAAATGGGCTACGACGCGCTCTCCAGTGCGCCGCGAGGCGAAATCTGCTTGAGGGGACACACCTTGTTCTCTGGGTACTACAAGCGTCCTGACCTCACAGAGGAAGTGTTCTCAGATGGATGGTTCCACACAG GTGATATCGGGGAGTGGCAACCGGATGGCACGATGAAGATCATCGACAGAAAGAAGAACATCTTCAAGCTGTCCCAGGGGGAGTATGTAGCAGTGGAGGTCCTGGAAAGCGCATACGCGCAGTCTCAACTCGCTGCATCG GTTTGGGTCTACGGGAACAGCTTCGAGTCCTTCCTCGTTGCTGTGGTCGTCCCTGAGAAGCAAGCCATTGAGGACTGGGCTGCACTTAACGGCAAGTCTGGTGACTACGCTGAGTTGTGCAATGATCCGAAGGCAAGGAGGTACATCCAGGATGAGCTGAATCAAACCGGCAAGAAACTCGGG TTGAGAGGATTTGAGATGCTGAGGGCCGTTCACCTGGAGCCAGTGCCATTCAGCATCGACAAGGACCTGATCACCCCAACTTTTAAGCTCAAGAGGCCCCAGCTGCTCAAACATTACAAG GATCGTGTTGATCAGCTGTACAAGGATGCCAAGATGGGAACTGCACAATGA
- the LOC123105217 gene encoding probable CoA ligase CCL6 isoform X1, whose translation MDKTVYTVKVGEATPAAGGRPAAGPVYRSIYAKDGLMRLPQEIHSPWDFFSGAVKKYPKNRMLGRRQVSEGKAGDYVWQTYEQVYQKVIQIGAAIRGFGVKPGAHCAIYGSNCPEWVMAMQACNSQGICYVPLYDTLGQNAVEFILDHAEISIAFMQESKIKSIVAVLPKCTAHIKAIVSFGDVTIELKREVEQLGVSCFSWEEFSTMVSGEDIQELPKKQKDDICTIMYTSGTTGEPKGVIITNRAIVAGVTTTEHLLQLTDKVVDEYDSYFSYLPLAHIFDQVIGNYCISKGASIGFWQGDIRYLMEDVQVMKPTIFCGVPRVYDRIYTGINQKIQSGGLIAKHLFQYAYNYKLGNLMNGFKQHEASPFFDKIVFSKIKEGLGGRIRLMLSGAAPLPRHIEEFMRVTSCSVLAQGYGLTESCSGCFTSIANVISMIGTVGPPVTAVEARLESVPEMGYDALSSAPRGEICLRGHTLFSGYYKRPDLTEEVFSDGWFHTGDIGEWQPDGTMKIIDRKKNIFKLSQGEYVAVEVLESAYAQSQLAASVWVYGNSFESFLVAVVVPEKQAIEDWAALNGKSGDYAELCNDPKARRYIQDELNQTGKKLGLRGFEMLRAVHLEPVPFSIDKDLITPTFKLKRPQLLKHYKDRVDQLYKDAKMGTAQ comes from the exons ATGGACAAGACGGTGTACACCGTGAAGGTGGGCGAGGCGACGCCGGCCGCCGGCGGCAGGCCGGCGGCCGGGCCGGTCTACCGGAGCATCTACGCCAAGGACGGCCTCATGCGGCTTCCGCAGGAAATCCATTCCCCATGGGACTTCTTCAG TGGAGCAGTCAAGAAGTATCCCAAGAACAGAATGCTCGGCCGGCGCCAGGTTTCTGAGGGCAAG GCTGGTGACTATGTGTGGCAAACGTATGAACAAGTGTACCAGAAGGTTATCCAGATTGGAGCAGCTATCAGAGGCTTCGGCGTTAAGCCG GGGGCTCACTGTGCCATATATGGGTCCAACTGCCCAGAATGGGTCATGGCCATGCAG GCTTGCAACAGCCAAGGAATTTGTTATGTACCACTGTATGACACCCTCG GACAAAATGCAGTTGAATTTATCTTGGACCATGCTGAGATCTCCATAGCCTTTATGCAGGAGAGCAAGATAAAATCA ATTGTCGCCGTACTCCCAAAGTGTACAGCCCACATCAAAG CCATTGTTAGTTTTGGAGATGTGACGATTGAGCTGAAAAGGGAAGTTGAACAATTAGGAGTTTCTTGCTTTTCCTGGGAAGAATTTTCTACAATGGTTAGT GGAGAAGACATTCAAGAACTTCCTAAGAAACAAAAGGACGACATTTGTACAATCATGTACACCAGTGGAACAACAGGAGAGCCAAAGGGTGTGATAATCACGAACAGGGCTATCGTAGCTGGGGTTACGACCACAGAGCACCTCCTCCAATTGACAGATAAAGTG GTGGACGAATATGATTCATACTTTTCCTATCTTCCATTAGCTCACATTTTCGATCAAGTAATCGGGAATTACTGCATCTCCAAAGGGGCTTCCATTGGATTCTGGCAAGGG GACATTAGGTACCTGATGGAGGATGTGCAAGTGATGAAACCAACAATATTCTGTGGTGTTCCTCGCGTTTATGATCGTATATACACAG GTATCAACCAAAAAATTCAGTCTGGAGGGCTAATAGCCAAGCACCTTTTTCAGTATGCTTACAACTA CAAACTTGGCAACTTAATGAACGGATTCAAACAGCATGAAGCATCGCCATTTTTTGACAAAATAGTCTTCAGCAAA ATAAAGGAAGGGCTTGGAGGCCGCATACGTCTCATGCTATCAGGCGCGGCACCTTTGCCAAGACACATTGAAGAGTTCATGCGAGTTACCAGCTGCAGTGTCCTCGCACAAGGATATG GGCTCACTGAGAGCTGCTCGGGATGCTTTACGTCGATCGCCAACGTTATTTCGATGATTGGGACGGTTGGCCCTCCCGTGACGGCAGTCGAGGCACGGTTGGAGTCCGTTCCTGAAATGGGCTACGACGCGCTCTCCAGTGCGCCGCGAGGCGAAATCTGCTTGAGGGGACACACCTTGTTCTCTGGGTACTACAAGCGTCCTGACCTCACAGAGGAAGTGTTCTCAGATGGATGGTTCCACACAG GTGATATCGGGGAGTGGCAACCGGATGGCACGATGAAGATCATCGACAGAAAGAAGAACATCTTCAAGCTGTCCCAGGGGGAGTATGTAGCAGTGGAGGTCCTGGAAAGCGCATACGCGCAGTCTCAACTCGCTGCATCG GTTTGGGTCTACGGGAACAGCTTCGAGTCCTTCCTCGTTGCTGTGGTCGTCCCTGAGAAGCAAGCCATTGAGGACTGGGCTGCACTTAACGGCAAGTCTGGTGACTACGCTGAGTTGTGCAATGATCCGAAGGCAAGGAGGTACATCCAGGATGAGCTGAATCAAACCGGCAAGAAACTCGGG TTGAGAGGATTTGAGATGCTGAGGGCCGTTCACCTGGAGCCAGTGCCATTCAGCATCGACAAGGACCTGATCACCCCAACTTTTAAGCTCAAGAGGCCCCAGCTGCTCAAACATTACAAG GATCGTGTTGATCAGCTGTACAAGGATGCCAAGATGGGAACTGCACAATGA